A section of the Castanea sativa cultivar Marrone di Chiusa Pesio chromosome 12, ASM4071231v1 genome encodes:
- the LOC142618615 gene encoding ABC transporter I family member 17-like, with protein sequence MHNKSRTFSLVTPTESSTEAHEHLLAVDIENPSPDQEEAKQPLTKLGIRDLRKESDGGDLILNGISVEIPKAVIVGIIGPSGSGKSTMLRALNRLWDPPLGTVFLDGQDICDLDVLTLRRKVGMLFQLPALFEGTVADNIRYGPQLRGQKLSDEEVYKLLKLADLDSSFYSKTGGELSVGQAQRVALARTLANKPEVLLLDEPTSALDPISTENIEDVLVNLKKKQGMTIIMVSHSIKQIQRIADILCLLVKGEIVEVLRPDKLSEAKHPMALRFLQLSS encoded by the exons ATGCATAATAAATCAAGAACCTTTTCTCTGGTAACACCCACTGAATCAA GTACAGAGGCTCACGAGCACTTGCTGGCGGTGGATATAGAGAATCCAAGCCCAGATCAAGAAGAAGCAAAGCAGCCACTAACGAAGCTTGGGATACGTGATCTGAGGAAGGAGTCTGATGGGGGTGATCTTATATTGAATGGGATAAGCGTGGAGATACCGAAGGCTGTGATTGTTGGGATCATAGGGCCGAGTGGGAGTGGGAAATCGACAATGTTGAGAGCTCTGAATAGGCTGTGGGATCCACCTTTGGGGACTGTGTTTTTGGACGGTCAGGATATCTGTGATCTTGATGTGCTCACTCTGAGGAGGAAGGTTGGGATGCTCTTCCAGCTTCCTGCTCTCTTTGAAG GCACAGTAGCAGACAACATACGATATGGACCGCAATTGAGAGGGCAGAAGCTAAGTGATGAGGAGGTTTACAAGTTGCTCAAACTTGCAGACCTTGATTCCTCTTTTTACAGTAAGACTGGTGGTGAACTATCTGTTGGTCAAGCTCAAAGGGTTGCTCTTGCTAGGACCTTAGCTAATAAACCAGAG GTTCTGCTGCTTGATGAGCCTACAAGTGCCTTGGATCCAATATCAACAGAAAACATAGAGGATGTCCTAGTGAACCTAAAGAAGAAACAGGGAATGACTATTATAATGGTCTCTCACAGCATCAAACAAATCCAGAGGATTGCTGATATTCTCTGTCTCCTTGTGAAAGGTGAAATTGTTGAAGTGTTAAGACCTGATAAACTCTCAGAAGCCAAGCATCCTATGGCACTAAGGTTTCTTCAACTCAGCTCATAA